CTTTTTCAAGACGTTCACAATATAATGTATATCATAGTGAAGACAAAAGGCAAATCAAAACCCCGAAGGGGTGAAATGATTATAGCACAAACAAATACAAAGAGCTATCAAACCCCGAAGGGATGACATTATTAGTCCATCAATTCAAACAACCATTTTTCTCTATATTCAATTTCAAATTTTAAAAAAATATTTTACATAACATTACTTTTTCCCTACTTTTGCACAATTATTGAAAATTACTGAACAATAACTATTATTATTTGTACCCTATCTCGAAATGACAACAATAGAAGAAAAACAAAATGCTATTATTGATGAATTCGCCCTCTTTGACGACTGGATGGATAAATATGCATATATCATTGAGCTAGGAAAAGATTTAGAGCCACTACCCGAAGAGATGAAGACCAAAGAAAATCTTATTGAAGGCTGTCAATCAAAAGTTTGGGTTTTGGCTGATTATTCAGATGGAAAAGTACATTTCCGTGGTGATAGTGATGCAATTCTAACAAAAGGACTTATTTCATTGATTATCAGAGCTTACACAAATCAAACACCTTCCGATATCATTGAAAACCAACCCACATTTATTGAAAAAATCGGACTGTCAGAACATTTAAGCCCCACACGTTCAAATGGCTTAAACTCAATGATTAAACAAATAAAACTATATGCAATGGCATATAAAGTTAAATTTGAAACGAACATACCAAAGTAAAGATAAAAGGAACAAAGAGCAAGTGTAATGTCCGTACTTTTAAAACTTTTAACTTTTAACTTAAATAACCATGATAGATAAAAACAGTTTGCATCAAAAAGTTGTTGAAACCCTAAAAACAATTTACGACCCTGAAATTCCCGTAAACATCCACGATTTAGGTTTGATATATAATATTGATATTGATGACGATGCAAGTGTAATGATCGACATGACTCTTACTAACCCAAATTGTCCGGTTGCAGGCGATATTTTGTCTCAGGTCAAAAGCAGAGTAGAGATGGT
This genomic interval from Bacteroidales bacterium contains the following:
- a CDS encoding SufE family protein; amino-acid sequence: MTTIEEKQNAIIDEFALFDDWMDKYAYIIELGKDLEPLPEEMKTKENLIEGCQSKVWVLADYSDGKVHFRGDSDAILTKGLISLIIRAYTNQTPSDIIENQPTFIEKIGLSEHLSPTRSNGLNSMIKQIKLYAMAYKVKFETNIPK
- a CDS encoding DUF59 domain-containing protein; the encoded protein is MIDKNSLHQKVVETLKTIYDPEIPVNIHDLGLIYNIDIDDDASVMIDMTLTNPNCPVAGDILSQVKSRVEMVEGIAEVFINLTFDPPWDSERITDEAKLELGLL